A stretch of the Nicotiana tabacum cultivar K326 chromosome 6, ASM71507v2, whole genome shotgun sequence genome encodes the following:
- the LOC107799889 gene encoding cysteine protease inhibitor 8 has translation MKSFIFGFLLLSTTLSLLPFVVFSSSFTSTNHIVLPTTTDDDKVFPIPGFSEVLDINGEPLHVGEEYHIISAIRGAGGGGVYLTYVGNTKCPNGVLQHGRDTRPGMPVKFVTTHSRPFNVVRENTDINIMFSVSTSRLCVNETVWKVGDPDLTTRGTRFVVTGGTLGNSRPETTNNWFKIEKVTKQAPFYKLRYCPDKFLCPECHPVDCLDVGVTDHFGYRRLALTKQPFMVFFRKFQKTDG, from the coding sequence ATGAAATCCTTTATTTTTGGCTTCCTCTTGCTTTCAACTACTCTCTCTTTGCTTCCCTTTGtggttttttcttcatctttcactTCCACCAATCACATTGTCCTTCCCACCACTACTGATGATGACAAGGTTTTCCCTATCCCTGGATTCTCCGAAGTGCTAGACATAAACGGCGAACCCCTCCATGTCGGCGAAGAGTACCACATTATCTCCGCTATCCGTGGAGCCGGTGGCGGCGGCGTATACTTAACCTATGTTGGAAATACCAAATGTCCAAACGGCGTACTCCAGCATGGGAGGGACACCCGTCCCGGCATGCCCGTGAAATTCGTTACCACTCACTCACGACCTTTTAATGTCGTACGTGAAAATACTGACATTAATATTATGTTCTCTGTTTCAACGTCACGACTCTGTGTTAATGAAACTGTTTGGAAAGTTGGTGATCCCGACTTAACTACACGAGGGACTAGGTTTGTGGTAACCGGTGGAACCCTAGGAAATTCAAGACCCGAAACAACAAACAACTGGTTTAAGATTGAGAAAGTAACAAAACAAGCACCTTTCTACAAGTTAAGGTATTGTCCTGATAAATTTTTGTGTCCAGAGTGCCACCCCGTTGATTGTTTAGATGTCGGTGTGACTGACCATTTCGGATATAGGCGTCTGGCTCTCACCAAGCAGCCTTTTATGGTTTTCTTCAGGAAATTCCAGAAGACTGATGGATAA